One Oryza brachyantha chromosome 3, ObraRS2, whole genome shotgun sequence DNA segment encodes these proteins:
- the LOC102701522 gene encoding myosin-2 heavy chain, non muscle isoform X1 produces the protein MAAPHPSSELLVTPKTATKDEASCNAATPTKPTPVSPGEMRAVARKFADQPVQNPEDGVWAVLTAISKNARLRPEGMNILLSADEHYLGRIVQEASFRISCPQISAKHCKIYRDTVLGELNRNEPVPVFLKDTSSNGTFINWTKLKKTSPPTKLNHGDIISLVSAPHDNTSYAFVYREVNAVSCTDNEVTILKRKSDEIRSESKRLKGLGIGSLDGPVSLDDVRRLEKSNAELREQLEEHVVTIETLRTQIKISEVQHEKELKELKEIISSSYVDQAKSLQQTLEDKQKQIDSLSTSNTELQNSIKDLDERLDAYKQSRAEADEIIQSQKSNICELEAQLSEERNLRREERDKAAEDLKSALHKANAEAQEEINRQAEAYLRQQREQKEVISKLQESEKEIRLLVETLRSKLEDTRENLVTSEKKARELEAQLQDEQLVSSNNQKKAEKLETELRKVKKELEHEKQAAREEAWAKVSALELEIAATIRDLSIEKQRYQGARERIILRETQLRAFYSTTEEISSLFAKQQEQLKAMQRTLEDEENYENTIMGDDLNKVPLATVTADNARVRVDYSKNTMEASGASTENAQASEQSSSGDDSKETEQQDDFTRVEGANTQECNSPETPTERFRSDSHGDHAATAPELEPTDTEQVPETESQAGNIGCRDQNSALQRFSDMGGDTMQLDDEMQPQENDETTLICNDGGQSQRNEEPSLALKGGIGHCSEQKHEVGCSENKHEDIQTRTIGTADLLASEVAGSWAVETGPSVNGENESPRSLGEATDHAGEQDENVRGVTAVDASVNSDGQAAGSQSNIDNVITKITDHHRILNAMIEIVDPDFRKQLPGSGVGKDDLMSDAETEEGSEAEDTSSDSEEVMVEDSVG, from the exons ATGGCGGCGCCGCACCCGTCGAGCGAGCTGTTGGTGACGCCGAAGACGGCGACGAAGGATGAGGCCTCCTGCAATGCGGCCACCCCGACCAAGCCCACGCCGGTGTCACCCGGAGAGATGCGCGCGGTGGCGCGCAAGTTCGCCGACCAGCCCGTACAGAACCCAGAGGATGGCGTCTGGGCTGTCCTGACGGCCATCTCTAAGAATGCTCGCCTGCGCCCTGAG GGAATGAACATTCTTTTGAGCGCTGATGAGCACTACCTAGGCCGCATCGTTCAGGAAGCCAGCTTCAGGATTTCTTGTCCGCAGATCAGTGCGAAACATTGCAAGATATATAGGGACACCGTGTTGGGGGAGCTGAACCGCAATGAGCCTGTACCTGTTTTCCTCAAGGAcacaag CTCAAATGGGACATTCATCAACTGGACAAAGCTTAAGAAAACTTCACCTCCAACCAAGCTTAATCATGGGGACATTATATCACTTGTCTCAGCTCCTCATGACA ATACTTCCTATGCATTTGTCTACCGTGAAGTTAATGCTGTCAGTTGCACAGATAATGAAGTTACAATCCTTAAAAGGAAGTCAG ATGAGATCCGTTCTGAAAGCAAGAGACTGAAGGGTCTTGGGATTGGTTCCCTCGATGGTCCTGTTTCACTAGATGATGTTCGCCGACTAGAAAAATCTAATGCT GAGCTCAGGGAACAACTTGAGGAACATGTTGTCACAATTGAGACTTTGAGaactcaaattaaaatttctgaAGTACAGCATGAAAAG GAATTGAAGGAGTTGAAAGAGATTATATCAAGTTCTTATGTTGATCAAGCAAAATCTCTTCAGCAAACACTAGAGGACAAGCAGAAACAAATAGATTCACTTAGTACATCAAATACAGAGCTGCAGAATTCAATAAAAGATCTGGATGAGAGGCTTGACGCATATAAGCAATCACGTGCGGAGGCTGATGAGATAATTCAGAG CCAGAAATCAAATATATGTGAGCTTGAGGCACAGCTAAGTGAGGAAAGAAACTTGCGAAGAGAAGAGCGTGATAAGGCTGCAGAAGACTTAAAGTCTGCATTGCATAAAGCGAATGCAGAAGCTCAAGAAGAAATCAATAGACAGGCTGAGGCTTACCTTAGACAACAACGAGAACAGAAAGAAGTTATTAGCAAGCTTCAG GAATCTGAAAAGGAAATCCGTTTGCTTGTGGAAACGTTGAGATCTAAGCTA GAAGACACTCGAGAGAACCTTGTAACGTCTGAGAAAAAAGCGAGAGAACTGGAAGCTCAACTTCAGGATGAGCAACTTGTATCTTCCAACAATCAGAAG AAAGCAGAGAAACTGGAAACAGAATTGAGAAAAGTGAAGAAAGAACTTGAGCATGAGAAG CAGGCTGCTCGGGAAGAAGCATGGGCAAAGGTATCAGCTCTTGAGCTTGAAATAGCTGCTACAATTAGAGATCTATCAATTGAGAAACAGAGGTATCAAGGAGCAAGAGAGAGAATTATTTTACG GGAGACTCAGCTGCGTGCTTTCTATTCAACTACAGAGGAAATATCTTCTCTGTTCGCAAAACAGCAGGAACAGCTTAAAGCTATGCAGAGAACTCTGGAGGATGAAGAGAATTATGAGAACACTATAATGGGCGATGATCTCAATAAGGTGCCACTGGCAACCGTAACAGCTGACAATGCCCGTGTAAGGGTAGACTACTCAAAAAATACAATGGAAGCTTCTGGTGCTTCAACAGAGAATGCCCAGGCAAGTGAACAAAGTTCCAGTGGTGATGATTCCAAGGAGACTGAGCAACAGGATGATTTTACCAGAGTTGAAGGTGCAAACACTCAGGAGTGCAATAGTCCAGAAACACCAACAGAGAGATTCAGGTCTGATTCACATGGTGATCATGCTGCTACAGCTCCAGAGCTAGAGCCAACAGATACAGAGCAAGTTCCTGAGACAGAAAGCCAAGCTGGTAACATTGGCTGTCGTGATCAGAATTCAGCTCTTCAAAGATTTAGCGATATGGGAGGTGATACCATGCAGCTAGATGATGAAATGCAACCACAAGAGAATGATGAAACCACTTTGATTTGCAATGATGGAGGGCAATCGCAACGAAATGAGGAACCATCATTAGCTCTCAAAGGTGGCATTGGTCACTGTTCCGAACAAAAACATGAGGTTGGCTGTTCTGAGAACAAACATGAGGACATCCAAACCAGAACTATTGGGACAGCTGATTTGTTGGCCTCAGAAGTTGCTGGTAGCTGGGCAGTGGAAACAGGTCCATCTGTCAATGGGGAGAATGAGTCTCCTAGGAGCTTGGGGGAGGCTACGGACCATGCTGGGGAGCAGGACGAAAATGTCAGAGGGGTCACAGCAGTTGATGCTTCGGTGAATTCCGATGGACAGGCTGCTGGGAGTCAGAGTAATATTGATAATGTTATCACCAAAATAACTGATCATCATCGTATTCTTAATGCTATGATTGAAATTGTTGATCCAGATTTCAGAAAACAACTCCCAGGAAGTGGTGTTGGAAAAGACGATTTGATGTCTGATGCCGAGACTGAGGAAGGCAGTGAGGCGGAGGATACAAGTAGCGACAGTGAGGAGGTCATGGTTGAAGATTCTGTTGGCTAG
- the LOC102701244 gene encoding bZIP transcription factor 29-like encodes MNGGIGDALMQVQVQAPPPGMSLAPALPMVAATFVGAEPASKPRAAGLPPTPPQQVFAGQRPAAAGGDVCMEDSVAQGAGLPPRKAHRRSSSDVSFGYLGGQHHLLPPPKVEAGWAHLGGGAVAADDLFTAYMNLEGLDGLNSSDDRGHDEGDSRGSSFKTNGADSSENESEECADDTRGGIRLWADGTERREGVKRNATGEPAAVPLARHARSLSMDSLIGKFNFTATAAAAAANGAGLGPNRFSLEFGSGEFTTVEMKKIMADEKLAEMALADPKRVKRVLANRQSAARSKERKMRYIAELEQKVQILQSEATKLSTQVTILQRDSAGLATQNNELKFRLQAMEQQAHLRDALNEALTTEVQRLKLATAELGDTCSSSGLVQQIQLNTQNQMFQLQQPQQAIPFYQLQQTQQNGAAKNNEANE; translated from the exons ATGAACGGTGGCATCGGTGACGCGCTGATGCAGGTGCAGGtgcaggcgccgccgccggggatgTCTCTGGCGCCGGCGTTGCcgatggtggcggcgacctTCGTGGGCGCTGAGCCGGCCAGCAAGCCGAGGGCCGCGGGGCTGCCACCaacgccgccgcagcaggtTTTCGCCGGCCagcgcccggcggcggcgggcggcgacgtgTGCATGGAGGACTCGGTGGCGCAAGGTGCTGGGCTGCCGCCGCGCAAGGCGCACCGCCGCTCCAGCAGCGACGTGTCGTTCGGGTACTTGGGTGGGCAGCACCatctcctcccgccgcccaAGGTGGAGGCCGGGTGGGCccacctcggcggcggcgcggtggccgccgaTGATCTGTTCACCGCGTACATGAACCTGGAGGGGCTGGACGGGCTCAACTCCTCGGATGACCGCGGCCACGACGAAGGGGACAGCCGCGGGAGCAGCTTCAAGACCAACGGCGCCGACAGCAGCGAGAACGAGTCGGAGGAGTGCGCCGACGACACCCGCGGCGGGATCCGCCTATGGGCCGACGGAaccgagaggagggagggcgtCAAGAGGAACGCCACCGGGGAgccggccgccgtgccgcTGGCCCGGCACGCCAGGAGCCTGTCCATGGACAGCCTCATCGGTAAGTTCAACTTCACGGCAacagcggcggccgcggcggcgaatgGTGCCGGCTTGGGGCCGAACAGGTTCAGCCTGGAATTCGGCAGCGGCGAGTTCACCACCGTCGAGATGAAGAAGATCATGGCCGACGAGAAGCTGGCCGAGATGGCGCTCGCCGACCCAAAGCGCGTCAAGAG GGTGCTGGCGAACAGGcagtcggcggcgaggtccaAGGAGAGGAAGATGCGCTACATCGCGGAGCTGGAGCAGAAGGTGCAGATCCTGCAGTCGGAGGCCACCAAGCTGTCCACGCAGGTCACCATCCTGCAG CGCGACTCGGCGGGGCTCGCGACGCAGAACAACGAGCTCAAGTTCAGGCTGCAGGCCATGGAGCAGCAGGCGCATCTGCGCGACG CTTTGAATGAGGCACTGACAACAGAAGTCCAACGCCTGAAACTCGCCACCGCTGAGCTCGGAGATACTTGCTCGTCCAGCGGTCTAGTTCAGCAGATCCAACTCAATACTCAGAATCAGATGTTCCAACTGCAGCAACCGCAGCAGGCTATACCATTCTATCAACTGCAGCAGACACAACAGAACGGTGCAGCGAAGAACAATGAAGCAAATGAATGA
- the LOC102701522 gene encoding myosin-11 isoform X2: MAAPHPSSELLVTPKTATKDEASCNAATPTKPTPVSPGEMRAVARKFADQPVQNPEDGVWAVLTAISKNARLRPEGMNILLSADEHYLGRIVQEASFRISCPQISAKHCKIYRDTVLGELNRNEPVPVFLKDTSSNGTFINWTKLKKTSPPTKLNHGDIISLVSAPHDNTSYAFVYREVNAVSCTDNEVTILKRKSDEIRSESKRLKGLGIGSLDGPVSLDDVRRLEKSNAELREQLEEHVVTIETLRTQIKISEVQHEKELKELKEIISSSYVDQAKSLQQTLEDKQKQIDSLSTSNTELQNSIKDLDERLDAYKQSRAEADEIIQSQKSNICELEAQLSEERNLRREERDKAAEDLKSALHKANAEAQEEINRQAEAYLRQQREQKEVISKLQESEKEIRLLVETLRSKLEDTRENLVTSEKKARELEAQLQDEQLVSSNNQKKAEKLETELRKVKKELEHEKAAREEAWAKVSALELEIAATIRDLSIEKQRYQGARERIILRETQLRAFYSTTEEISSLFAKQQEQLKAMQRTLEDEENYENTIMGDDLNKVPLATVTADNARVRVDYSKNTMEASGASTENAQASEQSSSGDDSKETEQQDDFTRVEGANTQECNSPETPTERFRSDSHGDHAATAPELEPTDTEQVPETESQAGNIGCRDQNSALQRFSDMGGDTMQLDDEMQPQENDETTLICNDGGQSQRNEEPSLALKGGIGHCSEQKHEVGCSENKHEDIQTRTIGTADLLASEVAGSWAVETGPSVNGENESPRSLGEATDHAGEQDENVRGVTAVDASVNSDGQAAGSQSNIDNVITKITDHHRILNAMIEIVDPDFRKQLPGSGVGKDDLMSDAETEEGSEAEDTSSDSEEVMVEDSVG, encoded by the exons ATGGCGGCGCCGCACCCGTCGAGCGAGCTGTTGGTGACGCCGAAGACGGCGACGAAGGATGAGGCCTCCTGCAATGCGGCCACCCCGACCAAGCCCACGCCGGTGTCACCCGGAGAGATGCGCGCGGTGGCGCGCAAGTTCGCCGACCAGCCCGTACAGAACCCAGAGGATGGCGTCTGGGCTGTCCTGACGGCCATCTCTAAGAATGCTCGCCTGCGCCCTGAG GGAATGAACATTCTTTTGAGCGCTGATGAGCACTACCTAGGCCGCATCGTTCAGGAAGCCAGCTTCAGGATTTCTTGTCCGCAGATCAGTGCGAAACATTGCAAGATATATAGGGACACCGTGTTGGGGGAGCTGAACCGCAATGAGCCTGTACCTGTTTTCCTCAAGGAcacaag CTCAAATGGGACATTCATCAACTGGACAAAGCTTAAGAAAACTTCACCTCCAACCAAGCTTAATCATGGGGACATTATATCACTTGTCTCAGCTCCTCATGACA ATACTTCCTATGCATTTGTCTACCGTGAAGTTAATGCTGTCAGTTGCACAGATAATGAAGTTACAATCCTTAAAAGGAAGTCAG ATGAGATCCGTTCTGAAAGCAAGAGACTGAAGGGTCTTGGGATTGGTTCCCTCGATGGTCCTGTTTCACTAGATGATGTTCGCCGACTAGAAAAATCTAATGCT GAGCTCAGGGAACAACTTGAGGAACATGTTGTCACAATTGAGACTTTGAGaactcaaattaaaatttctgaAGTACAGCATGAAAAG GAATTGAAGGAGTTGAAAGAGATTATATCAAGTTCTTATGTTGATCAAGCAAAATCTCTTCAGCAAACACTAGAGGACAAGCAGAAACAAATAGATTCACTTAGTACATCAAATACAGAGCTGCAGAATTCAATAAAAGATCTGGATGAGAGGCTTGACGCATATAAGCAATCACGTGCGGAGGCTGATGAGATAATTCAGAG CCAGAAATCAAATATATGTGAGCTTGAGGCACAGCTAAGTGAGGAAAGAAACTTGCGAAGAGAAGAGCGTGATAAGGCTGCAGAAGACTTAAAGTCTGCATTGCATAAAGCGAATGCAGAAGCTCAAGAAGAAATCAATAGACAGGCTGAGGCTTACCTTAGACAACAACGAGAACAGAAAGAAGTTATTAGCAAGCTTCAG GAATCTGAAAAGGAAATCCGTTTGCTTGTGGAAACGTTGAGATCTAAGCTA GAAGACACTCGAGAGAACCTTGTAACGTCTGAGAAAAAAGCGAGAGAACTGGAAGCTCAACTTCAGGATGAGCAACTTGTATCTTCCAACAATCAGAAG AAAGCAGAGAAACTGGAAACAGAATTGAGAAAAGTGAAGAAAGAACTTGAGCATGAGAAG GCTGCTCGGGAAGAAGCATGGGCAAAGGTATCAGCTCTTGAGCTTGAAATAGCTGCTACAATTAGAGATCTATCAATTGAGAAACAGAGGTATCAAGGAGCAAGAGAGAGAATTATTTTACG GGAGACTCAGCTGCGTGCTTTCTATTCAACTACAGAGGAAATATCTTCTCTGTTCGCAAAACAGCAGGAACAGCTTAAAGCTATGCAGAGAACTCTGGAGGATGAAGAGAATTATGAGAACACTATAATGGGCGATGATCTCAATAAGGTGCCACTGGCAACCGTAACAGCTGACAATGCCCGTGTAAGGGTAGACTACTCAAAAAATACAATGGAAGCTTCTGGTGCTTCAACAGAGAATGCCCAGGCAAGTGAACAAAGTTCCAGTGGTGATGATTCCAAGGAGACTGAGCAACAGGATGATTTTACCAGAGTTGAAGGTGCAAACACTCAGGAGTGCAATAGTCCAGAAACACCAACAGAGAGATTCAGGTCTGATTCACATGGTGATCATGCTGCTACAGCTCCAGAGCTAGAGCCAACAGATACAGAGCAAGTTCCTGAGACAGAAAGCCAAGCTGGTAACATTGGCTGTCGTGATCAGAATTCAGCTCTTCAAAGATTTAGCGATATGGGAGGTGATACCATGCAGCTAGATGATGAAATGCAACCACAAGAGAATGATGAAACCACTTTGATTTGCAATGATGGAGGGCAATCGCAACGAAATGAGGAACCATCATTAGCTCTCAAAGGTGGCATTGGTCACTGTTCCGAACAAAAACATGAGGTTGGCTGTTCTGAGAACAAACATGAGGACATCCAAACCAGAACTATTGGGACAGCTGATTTGTTGGCCTCAGAAGTTGCTGGTAGCTGGGCAGTGGAAACAGGTCCATCTGTCAATGGGGAGAATGAGTCTCCTAGGAGCTTGGGGGAGGCTACGGACCATGCTGGGGAGCAGGACGAAAATGTCAGAGGGGTCACAGCAGTTGATGCTTCGGTGAATTCCGATGGACAGGCTGCTGGGAGTCAGAGTAATATTGATAATGTTATCACCAAAATAACTGATCATCATCGTATTCTTAATGCTATGATTGAAATTGTTGATCCAGATTTCAGAAAACAACTCCCAGGAAGTGGTGTTGGAAAAGACGATTTGATGTCTGATGCCGAGACTGAGGAAGGCAGTGAGGCGGAGGATACAAGTAGCGACAGTGAGGAGGTCATGGTTGAAGATTCTGTTGGCTAG
- the LOC102722000 gene encoding probable LRR receptor-like serine/threonine-protein kinase At1g12460, translated as MRLRSSRAVAVGAAAVLGVVVLLHWAGGGGVHAATAAEKGVLLEFKAAVKDPNGALASWTAGGDPCVDFAGVTCDPSSRAVQRLRLHGAGIAGELTPSLARLAALESISLFGNSLSGGIPSSFSALSGTLHKLNLSRNALSGEIPPFLGAFPWLRLLDLSYNAFSGEIPASLFDPCLRLRYVSLAHNALTGPVPPGITNCSRLAGFDFSYNRLSGELPDQLCAPPEMNYISVRSNSLSGAIAGKLNACRSIDLLDVGSNHFSGAAPFGLLGLVNITYFNVSSNAFDGEIPNIATCGSRFSYFDASGNRLTGPVPESVASCRSLRVLDLGANALAGDIPPSIGALRSLSMLRLAGNAGIAGSIPAELGGMEMLVTLDLAGLALAGGIPGTLSQCQFLLELNLSGNQLEGAIPDTFNNLTYLKILDLHKNRLVGGIPVTLAQLTNLDLLDLSQNQLTGPIPSELGNLSNLTHFNVSFNGLSGRIPASPVLQGFGRSAFMGNPLLCGPPLNNLCGASRRAKRLAVSVIIVIVAAALILIGVCTVCAMNIKAYMRRSKEEQEGKEEDEVLVSESTPMLASPGTQGSNAIIGKLVLFSKSLPSRYEDWEAGTKALLDKDCLVGGGSVGTVYKATFENGLSIAVKKLETLGRVRSQDEFEQEMGQLGNLSHPNLVAFQGYYWSSSTQLILSEFMVNGSLYDHLHGSHHTFSGNSTGVGLSWQQRFKVALGTARALAYLHHDCRPQVLHLNIKSSNIMLDKEYEAKLSDYGFGKLLPILGSYELSRLHAAIGYIAPELASPSLRYSDKSDVFSFGVVLLEIVTGRKPVDSPGVATAVVLRDYVRVILEDGTVSDCFDRSMRGFVEAELVQVLKLGLVCTSNTPSGRPNMAEVVQYLETVRTYS; from the exons ATGAGGCTGAGGAGCTcgcgggcggtggcggtgggggcggcggccgtactgggggtggtggtgctgctgcattgggcggggggcggcggcgtgcacgcggccacggcggcggagaagggGGTGCTGCTCGAGTTCAAGGCCGCCGTGAAGGACCCGAACGGCGCGCTCGCGTCGTGGACGGCGGGGGGTGACCCCTGCGTGGACTTCGCCGGGGTCACGTGCGACCCGTCGTCCCGGGCCGTGCAGCGCTTGCGGCTCCACGGCGCGGGCATCGCCGGGGAGCTGACCCCGTCGCTggcgcggctggcggcgctCGAGTCCATCTCGCTCTTCGGCAACAGCCTCTCCGGCGGCATCCCCTCCAGCTTCAGCGCGCTGAGCGGCACGCTCCACAAGCTCAACCTCAGCCGCAACGCCCTCTCCGGCGAGATCCCGCCGTTCCTCGGCGCGTTCCCGTGGCTCCGGCTGCTTGACCTCTCCTACAACGCCTTCTCCGGTGAGATCCCCGCCTCGCTCTTCGACCcctgcctccgcctccggtaCGTCTCTCTCGCGCACAACGCCCTCACGGGGCCCGTCCCGCCCGGCATTACCAACTGCTCGCGCCTCGCGGGGTTCGACTTCTCCTACAACCGCCTCTCCGGCGAGCTCCCGGACCAGCTCTGCGCGCCGCCGGAAATGAACTACATCTCCGTCCGAAGCAACTCGCTCTCCGGCGCAATTGCCGGAAAGCTCAACGCTTGCCGGAGCATTGACCTGCTCGACGTCGGGAGCAACCATTTCTCCGGAGCGGCCCCTTTCGGCCTTCTTGGCCTGGTAAACATAACCTACTTCAACGTCTCGTCCAACGCCTTCGATGGTGAAATCCCCAACATTGCAACGTGTGGTAGCAGATTCTCCTACTTTGATGCCTCCGGGAACCGGCTCACCGGGCCAGTGCCGGAGAGCGTGGCCAGTTGCCGCAGCCTGAGAGTTTTAGATTTGGGGGCAAATGCTCTTGCTGGAGATATACCACCAAGTATTGGGGCATTGAGGTCACTTTCAATGCTCAGGTTGGCAGGCAATGCAGGCATTGCCGGATCAATCCCTGCCGAGCTTGGAGGAATGGAGATGCTTGTCACACTTGACCTCGCTGGCCTTGCTCTTGCCGGAGGCATTCCGGGGACCCTGAGCCAATGCCAATTCTTGCTTGAGCT GAACTTGTCTGGCAACCAATTAGAGGGAGCAATCCCGGATACTTTCAACAACTTGACTTACCTCAAGATACTAGATCTTCACAAGAACCGCCTTGTAGGGGGCATTCCAGTGACACTTGCGCAGCTCACAAACCTTGATCTTTTAGACCTCTCACAGAACCAACTGACTGGACCAATTCCTTCAGAGCTTGGAAATCTCTCTAATCTGACCCATTTCAATGTGTCCTTCAATGGACTCTCAGGAAGGATCCCTGCCTCGCCAGTTCTGCAGGGTTTTGGTAGGTCTGCCTTCATGGGTAACCCATTGCTATGTGGACCGCCACTAAACAATCTGTGTGGAGCAAGCCGGAGGGCGAAACGATTGGCTGTGTCTGTCATAATTGTTATAGTCGCTGCGGCGCTTATACTTATTGGTGTTTGCACTGTTTGCGCTATGAACATTAAGGCTTACATGAGAAGGAGTAAAGAGGAGCAagaggggaaggaggaagatGAGGTGCTGGTGTCTGAGAGCACACCGATGCTTGCATCTCCAGGTACACAAGGCTCAAATGCCATTATTGGAAAGTTGGTGCTTTTCAGCAAGAGCTTGCCTTCAAGGTATGAAGATTGGGAGGCAGGAACTAAGGCACTTCTTGACAAAGACTGCCTTGTTGGTGGTGGGTCTGTTGGTACAGTTTACAAGGCCACCTTTGAGAATGGTTTATCCATTGCTGTGAAGAAATTGGAAACACTGGGAAGGGTGAGAAGCCAGGATGAGTTTGAGCAGGAGATGGGCCAGCTTGGTAATCTTAGCCACCCCAATCTGGTTGCCTTTCAGGGCTACTACTGGTCATCCTCAACACAATTGATTCTGTCAGAATTTATGGTCAACGGGAGTTTGTACGATCACCTTCACGGGAGTCATCATACATTTTCTGGAAACAGCACCGGAGTCGGTCTCTCATGGCAGCAGAGGTTCAAGGTTGCACTTGGAACAGCACGAGCACTTGCATACCTTCACCATGACTGCCGACCACAAGTCCTGCATCTCAACATCAAGTCCTCCAACATAATGCTAGATAAAGAATATGAGGCCAAATTGTCTGACTATGGATTTGGAAAGCTGTTGCCCATTCTAGGTAGTTACGAATTGAGTAGATTACATGCTGCCATTGGGTACATTGCCCCAGAGTTAGCATCTCCAAGCTTGAGATATAGTGACAAGAGTGATGTATTTAGCTTTGGTGTGGTGTTGCTTGAGATTGTGACAGGGAGGAAACCCGTGGACAGCCCTGGGGTGGCAACAGCAGTGGTTCTGCGTGATTATGTCAGAGTGATATTGGAGGATGGGACTGTGTCGGACTGCTTTGATCGGAGCATGAGAGGATTTGTTGAGGCTGAATTAGTCCAAGTGCTCAAATTAGGTCTGGTATGCACTTCAAACACACCTTCTGGCCGACCAAACATGGCAGAGGTGGTACAGTACCTGGAGACTGTTAGAACTTATTCATGA